The proteins below are encoded in one region of Streptomyces ficellus:
- a CDS encoding DUF3566 domain-containing protein, protein MSKATGAGSAASGTNGARGPATDSQGGAVTTYEDGPLPAERPVSGQQTAQPYHPPQAYAAQSGGTAGAAAGGGTTGGTSGGTVRRPRTGAKTTPRTRKARLRVAKADPWSVMKVSFLLSIALGICTVVAAAVLWMVMDAMGVFSTVGGTISEATGSNESNGFDLQSFLSLPRVLLFTSVIAVIDVVLATALATLGAFIYNLSAGFVGGVELTLAEDE, encoded by the coding sequence GTGAGTAAGGCCACGGGCGCCGGATCGGCCGCTTCCGGAACGAACGGTGCCCGTGGCCCTGCCACGGACTCCCAGGGGGGTGCGGTGACCACGTACGAGGACGGCCCACTGCCCGCCGAGCGGCCCGTATCCGGGCAGCAGACGGCGCAGCCGTACCACCCGCCGCAGGCGTACGCCGCGCAGAGCGGCGGTACGGCGGGTGCCGCGGCGGGCGGCGGGACCACGGGCGGCACGTCCGGCGGAACGGTCCGCCGGCCGCGTACGGGCGCGAAGACCACGCCCCGGACGCGCAAGGCGCGGCTGCGGGTGGCCAAGGCCGACCCGTGGTCGGTGATGAAGGTCAGCTTCCTGCTCTCCATCGCGCTGGGCATCTGCACGGTGGTGGCGGCGGCGGTGCTGTGGATGGTCATGGACGCGATGGGCGTCTTCTCGACCGTCGGCGGCACGATCAGCGAGGCCACCGGCTCCAACGAGAGCAACGGCTTCGACCTCCAGTCGTTCCTGTCGCTGCCGCGCGTCCTGCTCTTCACCTCGGTGATCGCGGTGATCGACGTGGTGCTCGCCACGGCCCTCGCGACGCTGGGCGCCTTCATCTACAACCTGTCCGCCGGCTTCGTGGGTGGCGTCGAGC